One part of the Halostagnicola larsenii XH-48 genome encodes these proteins:
- the arsB gene encoding ACR3 family arsenite efflux transporter: protein MSNVDTHEHGPNCECESCGDPRSMDFLDKYLTIWIFGAMAIGVGLGYVAPTVTQPIQDLHLVEFGLILMMYPPLAKADYSQLPTVFSNWRVLGLSLVQNWLIGPTLMFALAIVFFSGLVPGLPARPEFFLGLIFIGMARCIAMVLVWNELAEGSTEYVTGLVAFNSLFQIVTYGVYVWFFALFLPQLLGMEALAAGITTFNISPDQVFFAIVVFLGIPFAGGILTRYVGTRRKGEEWYDEEFVPKIDPLTLVALLFTIVMMFATQGDNIVASPGDVLLIAVPLTIYFVVMFLVSFGMGRGVGADYSTTTAIGFTAASNNFELAIAVSVAVFGIGSGVAFATVVGPLIEVPVLLALVNVALYFRRRLDWDGFEAESLDSSALEPTTND from the coding sequence ATGAGTAACGTCGATACGCACGAACATGGTCCAAATTGTGAGTGTGAGAGTTGCGGAGACCCGCGGTCGATGGACTTTTTGGATAAGTACCTCACCATCTGGATCTTCGGAGCGATGGCCATCGGCGTCGGCCTCGGATACGTCGCGCCAACGGTTACGCAGCCGATCCAGGACCTCCACCTCGTGGAATTCGGGCTAATCCTGATGATGTACCCGCCGCTGGCGAAAGCCGACTACTCGCAGCTTCCGACGGTATTCAGCAACTGGCGCGTGCTCGGCTTGAGCCTCGTCCAGAACTGGCTTATCGGACCGACGTTGATGTTCGCGTTGGCTATCGTTTTCTTCAGCGGGCTCGTTCCCGGCCTCCCGGCCCGTCCCGAGTTCTTCCTCGGACTCATCTTTATCGGAATGGCCCGGTGTATCGCGATGGTACTCGTCTGGAACGAGCTCGCCGAAGGGTCGACCGAGTACGTCACCGGACTAGTCGCGTTCAACAGCCTCTTTCAGATCGTTACATACGGGGTATACGTCTGGTTTTTCGCGCTATTCTTGCCCCAGTTACTGGGAATGGAGGCGCTCGCTGCCGGGATTACGACCTTCAACATCTCGCCCGATCAGGTATTCTTCGCCATCGTCGTCTTTCTCGGTATCCCCTTCGCAGGCGGAATTCTCACCCGCTACGTCGGCACTCGGCGCAAGGGCGAGGAGTGGTACGACGAGGAGTTCGTCCCGAAGATCGATCCCCTGACGCTCGTCGCCTTGCTGTTTACCATCGTCATGATGTTCGCCACGCAGGGTGACAATATCGTCGCCTCTCCGGGCGATGTCCTGTTGATCGCCGTCCCACTGACGATATACTTCGTCGTGATGTTTCTCGTGAGTTTCGGGATGGGACGGGGGGTCGGTGCGGACTACTCGACGACGACGGCCATCGGCTTCACCGCGGCCTCGAATAACTTCGAACTCGCAATCGCCGTTTCAGTAGCCGTGTTCGGTATCGGCTCCGGCGTCGCGTTCGCGACCGTCGTCGGGCCGCTCATCGAAGTGCCGGTCCTCCTCGCGCTCGTCAACGTCGCCCTGTACTTCAGGCGGCGTTTGGACTGGGACGGGTTCGAGGCCGAAAGCCTCGATTCGTCTGCACTCGAGCCGACAACTAACGACTAA
- a CDS encoding ArsR/SmtB family transcription factor, whose translation MAQATDRLRRYLDDELGDCRSEDVKQRLDELSTLEAALGSEQVTAELGVLSALANETRYTLVRVLVAAGEELCVCELQAVVDVTESGLSHALSKLADAGLVDGRKDGRWKKYRATNRAVALVTLLEGSVSDE comes from the coding sequence ATGGCGCAAGCAACAGATCGGCTTCGTCGCTACCTCGACGATGAACTCGGCGACTGTCGAAGTGAAGATGTGAAACAGCGTCTCGACGAGCTGAGTACACTGGAGGCGGCACTTGGATCCGAACAGGTCACAGCTGAACTGGGTGTCCTCTCGGCGCTCGCCAATGAAACTCGGTACACGCTCGTTCGCGTTCTCGTGGCGGCCGGCGAAGAACTGTGCGTCTGTGAACTGCAAGCCGTCGTGGACGTGACCGAGAGCGGCCTCAGCCATGCGCTCTCGAAACTCGCCGACGCCGGACTCGTTGACGGCCGGAAAGACGGCCGGTGGAAGAAATACCGTGCGACGAATCGCGCCGTTGCGTTGGTAACTCTCCTCGAGGGAAGCGTGAGCGATGAGTAA